The Acidimicrobiales bacterium DNA segment GTGGTGCTGTTTGCCTTCGCCGCGGCTGGCATCAAGGTCGTCCGCCCGTATCAGAAGGGCATTGTCGAACAGTTGGGTCGCTACAAGGCCACCGTGGACCCAGGTCTCAAGCTCATCATCCCGGTCATCCAGTCGCTTGTCCGAGTTGACATGCGCGAGCAGGTCATCGACGTACCCCCGCAGGAGGTCATCACCAAGGACAACGTGACGGTCACTGTGGACGCCGTCATCTACTACGAGCCCACCGATGCCCAGCGCCTCATCTACAACGTGGCCAACTTCATGCTGGCCGTCACCAAGTTGGCCCAGACCAACCTGCGGAACGTGATCGGCGACATGTCGTTGGACAACGCGTTGACGTCACGCGACAACGTCAACGTGGCGCTTCGCGAGGTGCTCGACGACGCCACCGACAAATGGGGCGTGAAGGTCGTGCGCGTCGAGATCCAACGGATCGACCCGCCGACCGACGTCATGAACGCGATGCACGAGCAGATGAAGGCCGAACGCAACCGCCGAGCCGTGGTACTTGAGGCCGACGGCACCCGCGAGGCGGCCATTACCCGGGCCGAGGGCGACAAGCAGTCGGTGATCCTGGCCGCCGAGGGCGACCGTCAGCAGGCCATTCTCCAAGCCGAGGGTGAGGCCAACGCCATCCGGGCGGTGGCCGACGCCGAGCGCTACCGGGAGCTCACGGTGGCCGAGGGTGAGGCTGAGGCGGTCCGCAGCGTCTACCAAGCCATCCACGACGGTGGCCCGACACCGGATCTTCTGGCCATCAAGTACCTCGAGGCCCTCGGGGTGATCGCCGACGGTCGGGCCACCAAGATCTTCCTGCCCACCGATCTCGGAGCGACGCTCGGGTCGATCGGAGCGATCGCCGAGTTGTTCAACGGCGACGGCGACGGGATGGCGCCAGGAGCTGTATCTGTTCCCGAAGCGCCTGTAGAGGACACCGGCGAGGAATCCGCTGACTGACCTTTTCGGCCCGGCCGACCCGCAGGCCGAACTGGATCCCGATCAGCCGACGGGCAACAACTCGTCTTCGCCCTCGTCATCCTCGACAAGCTGCCAGCCGCACATGGCAGCCAGGAGGGCCTGACCTTCGTCGGGGCCACTGGCGATGATCTCGTCGCCCGCTGACAGGCGAACCTGACCTCGGGGCCGGTAGACGTAACCACCGCCTCGACGGACGGCCAACACGGTGAAGCCGGGTTCGATGTTGAGTTGCAGGACCTTGAGGGTGGCCCCGTCCACGGCGCTGTCGGTAGCCACCGGGAATCGAACCACCACCTCGTCGGCCTCGCCCAAGGCGATCCCCAGGATCGGGGGCAGTTCCTCACCCTCCTCGACTAGCCAGACCATGGCTCGGGCCTGATCGCCTAGGTCCTCGGCGGCCTCGGCTAGGTGTAGGAGACCGCGTAGCGACGACGGGTTCAGCCCCTCGGCAGCCGCACCTAGTACCCACAATTCGAGGTGGTCCTTCATCTCGTCAAGCCGTTCCTCGAGGTGGCCCACCTCGGCGGCCAGCCCACGGTCGCCGAGCACCAGCGCGCTGTAGGCCAGTCCGACGGCTGCTTCGGAAAGGTTCTTCATCTCGACCAGCACGTCAACGGCACGATCCAGATCGGTCAGGGCCTCGCCGTCCTCGGGGCGTAACGGTTCCCAGACCGGCGCGGCGGCTAGTTCGCGTAGACGGGTGATCCCATCGCTCGAGCCATGGAGGAACAACGCGTCGCCGGGAACCAACACGGTGTCGCCGTCCACGTCGGTGATCCACTGGCGACCCCGGCGAACCGCCATAACCCTCATTCCGGCCTGCACGGTCAACTCGAGGGCCGACAGGGGCCGGTAGGCCATGTGCGAGCCGTCGCTGACCAGTACCCGGTGGGATACCTCCTCGGCGTCGGATAGATCGGCCACCAGTTGGTGGGGAATGCCCAGACGGTGGGTGACGATCCGGGCGATGTCGACCGCGTCGTTGGCCATCCGCTCGATAGCCGAGACCACCTGGAGCACCGATGACATCCCCTCGGCGTCACGGGGGCTGCGGCCGGCCAGTACGCACACCGCGCGCATGTCGTGTACCAGCTCGCTCATCTGCTCTTCGAGCTCGTCGACCTCTTCGGCCATGTCAGGGTCGCCGAAGTAGACCGCGGCATAGGCCAGGTCGACCATCAACTCCGACATGTCCTTGGCCTCGGCCAACATGGCCCGCAGGGTTCGTGGTCTGTCGTCCATCAGTTCCTCACTCGATGTCCGGGGTCATTGTAATTTCGTTTCCTTCTGGGCCGGGAGAGATCATGTCGATTCATGCCACCCCCACGGCGAGCATTGCCAGGACGAGGGTGAACGCACCGATCAGGTCGAGCACCGAGAGCACCATCGGGATGCCGTAGGTGTCGGGGTCTAGGCCGAACCGGAAGGCGGCCATTGTCGTGTAGTAGGCCACGAGGACGACCAGCACGGTGGCCACCGCTCCGGCCATAAGCACGACCAGCAGCAGGTTGCCGAGCCCCGGTGTGGTTTGTCCGGTGATCACTGACGCCCCCTGGGCGAGAGCAGCACAGAGTACGAAGACCGGCACGGCGATTAGGCCGACCGAGCGAGCCTCACGGAGGCTGGATCGGCTGGGAAGCGGCTTGGCGTCGTCGAGGCCCAGGTGGAAGTGGGTGGACAGACGGCTGGACAGGATCCCGCCGAGGGCCCCGGCCGTCCCTAGGAATGCTGGAAGCAGCACGAGAAGCGCCTCGGCGGCCAACAGGTCATCGAGACGCTTCTCGACGGTCACTCCGGCCGCCAGGTCCAGCATGCCGGCCACGGCCAACACGGGGACCGACTGGCGGACGATCCGACGAACCTCGTCGAGCGGTGTTCGCCACGCCACGACCAGCACCGCCAGCGCTGCGGCAAGCACACCCAGTCCGACGGTGTCGGTAAGGCCGGCCCGGTCGGCCAACATGGCGGCCACCACGAGGGCGGGCACGGTGGCCAGGTCACCCAACGTGGACACCAGCGGCGCCATCACGTTGTCGAGGTCCCACCCGAAGCGGACCGAACCGGCAGCCAGTCCGACGGTGACCACTCCGACCGCTACCGAGGCCAGCAGTCCTCCGAGGGTCGAGACGACCACAAAATCGGCCAGCGTCATGGTGGGTGCGATGCCGAATACCA contains these protein-coding regions:
- a CDS encoding TrkA C-terminal domain-containing protein, with the translated sequence MDDRPRTLRAMLAEAKDMSELMVDLAYAAVYFGDPDMAEEVDELEEQMSELVHDMRAVCVLAGRSPRDAEGMSSVLQVVSAIERMANDAVDIARIVTHRLGIPHQLVADLSDAEEVSHRVLVSDGSHMAYRPLSALELTVQAGMRVMAVRRGRQWITDVDGDTVLVPGDALFLHGSSDGITRLRELAAAPVWEPLRPEDGEALTDLDRAVDVLVEMKNLSEAAVGLAYSALVLGDRGLAAEVGHLEERLDEMKDHLELWVLGAAAEGLNPSSLRGLLHLAEAAEDLGDQARAMVWLVEEGEELPPILGIALGEADEVVVRFPVATDSAVDGATLKVLQLNIEPGFTVLAVRRGGGYVYRPRGQVRLSAGDEIIASGPDEGQALLAAMCGWQLVEDDEGEDELLPVG
- a CDS encoding SPFH domain-containing protein is translated as MAISVVVLAVVAVVLFAFAAAGIKVVRPYQKGIVEQLGRYKATVDPGLKLIIPVIQSLVRVDMREQVIDVPPQEVITKDNVTVTVDAVIYYEPTDAQRLIYNVANFMLAVTKLAQTNLRNVIGDMSLDNALTSRDNVNVALREVLDDATDKWGVKVVRVEIQRIDPPTDVMNAMHEQMKAERNRRAVVLEADGTREAAITRAEGDKQSVILAAEGDRQQAILQAEGEANAIRAVADAERYRELTVAEGEAEAVRSVYQAIHDGGPTPDLLAIKYLEALGVIADGRATKIFLPTDLGATLGSIGAIAELFNGDGDGMAPGAVSVPEAPVEDTGEESAD
- a CDS encoding magnesium transporter, coding for MRYATRAPLAVRTADTRQRLVALVIGVVAASAGGLVLASAEGMLTDLPGLLLLVPGAIALRGNVFGAVGSRLGTAVHTGTFRLSARADGVVGQNMLGAAALSLVLSAALGVLARGTAVVFGIAPTMTLADFVVVSTLGGLLASVAVGVVTVGLAAGSVRFGWDLDNVMAPLVSTLGDLATVPALVVAAMLADRAGLTDTVGLGVLAAALAVLVVAWRTPLDEVRRIVRQSVPVLAVAGMLDLAAGVTVEKRLDDLLAAEALLVLLPAFLGTAGALGGILSSRLSTHFHLGLDDAKPLPSRSSLREARSVGLIAVPVFVLCAALAQGASVITGQTTPGLGNLLLVVLMAGAVATVLVVLVAYYTTMAAFRFGLDPDTYGIPMVLSVLDLIGAFTLVLAMLAVGVA